A portion of the Bdellovibrio bacteriovorus genome contains these proteins:
- a CDS encoding matrixin family metalloprotease has product MNFRFLFIAIALLTLSACGDSGSSAPPEIKEYVIKGDPDEFIAGATLDTTSPYNADNVQQLSNYSLISLIEFAQKGAPDKYTSKEELQEKNSNKETDTAPERKTYRLNIKPGPGTKFIGTVENLGAEFEFTPDNNGHLQLTQVKGDKQTMAVRTLHWSQTPDKSTISILFSYENADSGKGIAAIYFKADSVQKKIPLYDKVYQYLAGAGVGIAWNQEKTLTVKSCGANVNEAWAKIGVEAWSKALGNRLKLSYEKSTTYAPFSDLNQRCIYALNIYDKSPGNANLGTTPSILDLNSGEIIDSDVIIFNAAFKTLEQKYKDAGYQDLQVQSALKKDESITYTHELGHLLGLHHKFDGTQSIMSYDFNTTVLTNYDIKAIQTLYPRDEYSERTKVTSTGKPLNKKK; this is encoded by the coding sequence ATGAATTTCAGGTTTTTATTCATCGCTATCGCTCTTTTGACTCTGTCTGCCTGTGGTGACTCCGGCAGCAGTGCGCCCCCGGAAATTAAAGAATACGTGATCAAAGGCGACCCGGATGAGTTTATCGCAGGGGCCACGCTTGATACCACAAGCCCTTATAATGCCGACAACGTCCAACAGCTTAGCAATTATTCGCTGATTTCGCTGATTGAATTTGCGCAAAAAGGCGCGCCAGATAAATACACTTCAAAAGAAGAGTTACAGGAAAAGAACTCAAACAAAGAAACAGACACTGCTCCGGAAAGAAAAACTTACCGCTTAAATATTAAACCCGGCCCGGGCACAAAGTTTATCGGCACGGTCGAAAACCTAGGGGCAGAGTTTGAATTTACTCCTGATAACAACGGACACCTGCAACTCACCCAAGTAAAGGGCGATAAACAAACGATGGCGGTGAGAACCCTGCACTGGAGTCAAACCCCCGATAAATCCACTATCAGCATTCTTTTTTCCTATGAAAACGCAGACTCTGGTAAAGGGATCGCGGCCATTTACTTTAAAGCGGACTCTGTTCAAAAAAAGATTCCACTGTATGACAAAGTCTATCAATACCTAGCCGGAGCTGGTGTCGGCATTGCCTGGAATCAAGAAAAAACCTTAACGGTCAAATCCTGTGGTGCCAACGTCAATGAAGCTTGGGCAAAAATCGGTGTCGAAGCTTGGAGCAAAGCCTTAGGAAATCGCCTGAAGCTGAGTTATGAAAAATCCACCACCTACGCGCCTTTTAGTGATTTAAATCAGCGCTGCATTTATGCGTTAAATATTTACGACAAATCCCCGGGCAACGCAAACCTTGGGACCACGCCAAGTATTTTAGATCTAAACTCTGGCGAAATCATCGATAGCGATGTGATCATCTTTAATGCCGCCTTTAAAACTTTGGAACAGAAGTATAAAGATGCTGGTTACCAAGATCTTCAAGTCCAAAGCGCACTAAAAAAAGACGAAAGCATCACCTACACGCATGAGTTGGGTCATTTGCTAGGTTTGCACCATAAATTTGACGGAACTCAAAGTATTATGTCTTATGATTTTAACACCACGGTGTTAACAAATTACGACATCAAAGCTATTCAGACGCTTTATCCACGGGATGAGTACTCTGAGAGGACGAAGGTGACTTCGACGGGAAAGCCTCTAAATAAAAAGAAATAG
- a CDS encoding FKBP-type peptidyl-prolyl cis-trans isomerase, whose translation MSVQVISFNCLLKNKAGQVISTTFNRDVLNSSTSEGVVLKGLAEGLQGLRKGERRSISLSAEEAYGLYDPKKVILFPKNKLPNNFKVGTSVTIRSKTGTMRTYKILQLMDSFAYLDGNHPLAGQDLIFEIEAISVRDASPEEIEDSISVVGNQILH comes from the coding sequence ATGAGTGTTCAGGTCATTTCCTTCAATTGTCTTTTAAAGAACAAAGCAGGACAGGTTATCAGCACCACGTTTAATCGTGATGTTTTAAATTCCTCGACAAGCGAGGGTGTTGTATTAAAAGGTCTTGCCGAAGGTTTGCAAGGCTTGCGTAAGGGCGAACGCCGCTCTATCTCTTTATCCGCAGAAGAAGCTTACGGATTATATGATCCAAAAAAAGTTATTCTTTTTCCTAAAAATAAATTGCCCAACAATTTCAAAGTTGGCACTAGCGTTACCATCCGCAGTAAAACAGGGACGATGCGCACTTATAAAATTTTGCAGCTGATGGATTCTTTTGCCTATCTTGATGGTAATCATCCATTGGCGGGACAAGATCTTATTTTTGAAATCGAAGCCATCAGTGTGCGCGATGCCAGCCCGGAAGAAATTGAAGATTCCATCAGCGTCGTCGGCAACCAAATTTTGCACTGA
- a CDS encoding RNA recognition motif domain-containing protein, with translation MGKKLYVGNLSFNVDSNQLTDAFSEFGTVDSANVITDRDTGRSKGFAFVEMSTDGEAQTVIQKLNGMDLSGRAMNISEAKPQAPREGGGGYRGGSGGRRY, from the coding sequence ATGGGAAAAAAATTATACGTAGGAAACCTGTCTTTTAATGTTGATTCAAATCAATTAACAGACGCATTTTCAGAGTTCGGTACAGTCGATTCAGCAAATGTTATCACCGACCGTGATACAGGTCGCAGCAAAGGTTTTGCATTCGTTGAGATGTCAACAGATGGCGAAGCCCAAACTGTAATCCAAAAGCTAAATGGCATGGACCTTTCAGGCCGCGCCATGAACATCTCTGAAGCTAAACCACAAGCGCCTCGCGAAGGTGGTGGTGGCTACCGCGGTGGTTCTGGCGGACGTCGTTACTAA
- a CDS encoding penicillin-insensitive murein endopeptidase encodes MKRVIAAILIISFSSTTFADSPWLDLTGPGHAVGPAQTREIRNPDGTVSYQYGSLENGVLLPAQGDGFIRVNSPDASWGAGIMISLLTNASAFYVRYFSPDYKIHIGSIAQEHGGAYGPHKSHQNGLDGDVYYMGQTRYGSVLNPDGTVSEKFDPQKNWDFWRILILQEMEVGGRSLPAVYMIFVHPTIKAYLCGWAKDRGIINNPIDKEILRRLWPTAGHDTHFHLRLRCSPYYKDCLQQNEIPDVTGCP; translated from the coding sequence ATGAAGCGTGTGATTGCAGCCATCCTTATAATAAGTTTTTCCTCCACAACCTTTGCAGACAGTCCATGGTTGGATCTCACCGGTCCTGGGCACGCTGTCGGTCCGGCACAAACCCGAGAGATTCGTAATCCTGACGGCACCGTCAGCTACCAATATGGCAGTTTAGAAAATGGAGTGCTTTTGCCTGCACAAGGGGATGGCTTTATCAGAGTGAATTCGCCCGACGCCAGTTGGGGGGCGGGGATCATGATCTCACTTTTAACTAATGCCAGTGCCTTTTACGTTAGATATTTTTCGCCCGATTATAAAATTCATATAGGCAGTATCGCCCAAGAGCATGGCGGGGCCTATGGTCCCCACAAGTCTCATCAAAATGGACTCGATGGCGATGTCTATTACATGGGACAAACTCGCTATGGGTCTGTTTTAAATCCAGATGGCACGGTCAGTGAAAAATTTGATCCGCAAAAAAACTGGGACTTCTGGCGCATTTTAATTTTACAAGAGATGGAGGTCGGCGGCCGGTCTTTACCTGCGGTGTATATGATATTTGTGCATCCAACTATTAAAGCGTATTTATGTGGCTGGGCGAAGGATCGCGGAATTATTAATAACCCGATTGATAAAGAAATCCTAAGACGCCTTTGGCCGACCGCGGGACACGATACGCATTTCCATCTGCGCTTGCGTTGCTCGCCTTATTATAAGGACTGCTTACAGCAAAACGAAATTCCAGACGTGACGGGGTGCCCATGA
- a CDS encoding response regulator → MDFTYVTPHLKKISPQVLAVGELGKKICAQPEFSHSGFNISYAESATDVFKRLATSDFAAILLCYQVLEENDFKTLKQLRSLSGLVPLILVTQKPMDQDHEVIAYESGATDIVCAKISPRILVTKLKYYLDLQVAKDIQLHWQDDLMSTHRAVEQSEEKLKFALSSANMGMWTVALPSGHVVLSEEARSIFGFAKTYDTSDAAIDEFIHPDFREQAREVLADAIASGSLYNDEYQIIRPDGEIRWINARGRARYDFRGQPYQLSGLIWDVTARKNAEINLAALETRFSRSAEATDLGVWYCNLPFSDLIWNKEVKGHFFLPPDAYVTIETFYEIIHPEDREPARLAIETSIQNKTPYDVVYRTVNPENPNDIKYIRAIGWTDYNDAGEAIRFDGITLDVSQQRAYEEDLRQAKEAAEKANELKSSFLANMSHEIRTPLGAMIGFADLLKDETISDEERLSYANVITRNGHQLSHIINDILDISKVESGQFTVENLETDPRAVTEEVMSLLSLNAKEKGIKLSLTVKDNVPAKIVTDPLRLRQILTNIIGNAVKFTIEGDVKVTLLAEKNESGRAAVGIRVEDTGEGIALEDQKKLFQVFCQADNSVTRKFGGTGLGLALSRKLARALNGDVVLEKSVKGKGSSFLITLTSGTLSRNTAEESARKNESGMATDISGVRVLLVEDTPDNQELISKVLTEQNATVDLASDGMLGIEKALQGNYDLVLMDLQMPVMDGYTATQKLRERGFEKPIIALSAHAMNEVRLECLNVGCDDYLTKPIDFDQLIKFVGQYSGKN, encoded by the coding sequence TTGGATTTTACGTATGTCACCCCTCATCTGAAAAAAATCTCGCCGCAAGTTCTTGCCGTCGGAGAGCTGGGCAAAAAAATTTGCGCCCAACCGGAGTTCAGTCATTCCGGATTTAATATCTCTTATGCCGAATCTGCGACGGATGTTTTTAAACGATTGGCGACGTCGGACTTTGCCGCCATTTTATTGTGTTATCAGGTGCTAGAAGAAAATGATTTTAAAACTCTTAAACAACTAAGATCTTTAAGCGGATTAGTCCCTTTGATTCTGGTCACCCAAAAACCTATGGATCAAGATCATGAAGTTATCGCCTATGAATCGGGGGCGACGGATATCGTATGTGCCAAGATCTCTCCGCGTATTTTGGTAACGAAGCTTAAATATTATCTCGATTTGCAGGTGGCTAAAGACATTCAACTTCATTGGCAAGATGACTTGATGTCCACCCATCGCGCCGTTGAACAGAGTGAAGAAAAACTAAAGTTTGCCTTATCCAGTGCCAACATGGGGATGTGGACGGTGGCTTTACCTTCAGGTCATGTGGTTTTAAGCGAAGAGGCTCGTAGTATCTTTGGCTTTGCAAAAACCTATGACACGTCTGATGCCGCGATTGATGAATTTATTCATCCCGATTTTCGGGAACAGGCGCGCGAAGTTTTAGCAGACGCCATTGCTTCGGGATCTTTGTATAATGATGAATATCAGATCATTCGTCCCGACGGTGAGATCCGTTGGATCAATGCCCGGGGCCGCGCACGGTATGATTTTCGTGGACAGCCTTATCAGCTTTCCGGCTTGATTTGGGATGTTACGGCCAGAAAAAATGCCGAAATTAATTTAGCTGCGCTAGAAACTCGCTTTTCTCGGTCAGCCGAAGCCACCGACCTTGGTGTTTGGTATTGCAATCTGCCGTTTTCAGATCTGATCTGGAATAAAGAAGTTAAAGGACATTTCTTTTTACCGCCAGATGCCTACGTTACGATTGAGACCTTTTATGAAATCATTCACCCCGAAGATCGTGAGCCCGCGCGTTTGGCTATTGAAACCTCGATCCAAAATAAAACGCCGTATGATGTGGTTTACCGCACGGTGAATCCTGAAAATCCTAACGACATTAAATATATTCGCGCCATCGGTTGGACGGATTATAACGACGCCGGTGAAGCGATTCGTTTTGACGGGATCACCTTAGACGTCAGTCAGCAGCGCGCCTATGAAGAGGACTTGCGCCAAGCTAAAGAGGCCGCCGAAAAAGCCAATGAGCTGAAGTCCTCCTTCTTAGCTAATATGTCCCATGAAATAAGAACGCCGTTGGGCGCAATGATTGGGTTTGCCGATTTACTCAAGGATGAAACCATTTCCGATGAAGAGCGCTTGTCGTATGCCAACGTCATCACTCGCAACGGGCATCAGCTGTCTCATATCATTAATGACATCTTAGATATTTCTAAAGTGGAGTCCGGGCAGTTTACAGTTGAAAACTTAGAAACTGACCCAAGAGCCGTCACCGAAGAAGTCATGTCACTTTTAAGTCTGAATGCCAAAGAAAAAGGAATTAAGCTTTCTTTGACGGTGAAAGACAATGTTCCTGCCAAGATCGTGACTGATCCCTTAAGGTTGCGACAAATCCTGACGAACATCATCGGCAACGCCGTGAAGTTCACCATTGAAGGTGATGTCAAGGTCACGCTTTTGGCCGAAAAAAATGAATCCGGACGAGCGGCTGTAGGCATTAGAGTGGAAGACACCGGCGAAGGTATCGCACTTGAGGATCAGAAAAAACTATTTCAAGTCTTTTGTCAGGCCGATAATTCCGTGACACGCAAATTTGGCGGTACGGGCTTGGGCCTTGCATTATCAAGAAAACTGGCGCGCGCTTTAAACGGCGACGTCGTTTTAGAAAAATCTGTGAAGGGCAAGGGCAGTTCGTTTTTAATCACGCTGACGTCAGGAACTTTAAGTCGCAACACGGCTGAAGAAAGTGCGCGTAAAAATGAATCTGGGATGGCAACAGATATCTCGGGAGTGAGAGTTTTGTTGGTCGAAGACACTCCGGATAACCAAGAGCTTATTTCTAAAGTTTTGACTGAACAAAATGCGACCGTCGATCTTGCTAGTGACGGCATGTTGGGGATAGAAAAAGCTCTTCAGGGAAATTACGACCTTGTCTTAATGGACTTACAGATGCCGGTGATGGATGGTTATACGGCCACCCAAAAATTGCGTGAACGCGGATTTGAAAAACCGATTATCGCTTTAAGTGCGCATGCGATGAATGAAGTGCGATTAGAATGTTTGAATGTGGGTTGTGATGATTACCTGACTAAGCCCATTGATTTTGATCAGCTTATTAAATTTGTCGGTCAGTATTCGGGGAAAAACTGA
- a CDS encoding response regulator — MNSEKKGSIAGKSDRRLVVGLISAIFGLIFIGFFVQKGLQDIRTVSDSRTEARENSFKLKTLFNLLVQAESGQRGYLLTGERKYLEPYYDSLKRVPAALEELTVHLEKQDMQTARFTEAKDLVHKKWAELAKTIELKHAGKASAALHLVETGEGKALADKILTIFQTMEQEQQRQIEAYTNKINFIIERAKYVVLGGSAFAILLVIIFSWILDSNQRQRAVTNLALEKRREMSQKMIEMQNKIATAPLNSDSLMNLVAELSLDLTQADGSLIEIHEGDHLIYRHVAGAATGFLGMKVNRLNSFSGLCLEMGATLVCHDSEIDNRVDREACRRVNLRSMIVSPLQYQGQNIGVLKNYSAKAHYFDEDTANSISVITALLSSALGQAREFEEKNAAIRDLQKTKSELTVSRDVAQSATEAKSRFLASMSHEIRTPLNGILGMSGILLDGQLSAEQRDYANTIKVSGESLLRLVNDVLDFSKIEAGKLEFENVDFGLVSTLQDVMKSFGFAARQKNLKINLNIDSGVPHLINGDPGRIRQIVMNLIGNAIKFTPEGEISLNVKSQDLPRDKVQLRFDVRDTGIGISQEAIGSLFQEFVQADTSTTRRYGGSGLGLSICKGLVEKMSGSIGVESEEGKGSNFWFTIVVPKGLNAQTSSTEAAPVPNTPTKAWRILVAEDNQVNQLVISKILEKMGYRADVVANGKEAIEALQNRPYDLVLMDCNMPEMDGFDATHFIRTNKSIPNNQIPIIAMTANAMPADRQRALDSGMSDYLSKPLDLKKVGAVLTKWFERIEADASRSA, encoded by the coding sequence ATGAATTCTGAAAAAAAGGGAAGCATTGCGGGTAAATCGGATCGACGTTTGGTGGTGGGCCTTATTTCCGCTATTTTCGGTTTGATCTTTATTGGTTTCTTCGTACAAAAAGGACTTCAAGATATTCGCACGGTCAGTGACTCTCGAACTGAAGCTCGCGAAAACTCCTTTAAGTTAAAAACTCTTTTTAATCTTTTAGTTCAAGCCGAATCCGGCCAACGGGGCTATTTGCTTACCGGCGAAAGAAAGTATCTTGAACCCTATTATGACTCGTTAAAAAGGGTTCCCGCGGCACTGGAAGAATTGACCGTGCACCTTGAAAAACAGGACATGCAAACCGCACGCTTCACCGAAGCCAAAGACCTTGTTCACAAAAAATGGGCGGAACTTGCAAAAACTATTGAACTTAAGCATGCCGGTAAAGCGAGCGCGGCTTTGCATTTGGTGGAAACGGGTGAAGGTAAAGCCTTAGCCGATAAGATCCTAACCATCTTTCAAACGATGGAACAAGAACAGCAAAGACAAATTGAAGCTTATACCAATAAAATCAACTTCATTATTGAGCGCGCCAAGTATGTAGTTTTAGGCGGAAGTGCCTTTGCCATTTTGTTGGTGATCATCTTTTCTTGGATATTAGACAGCAATCAAAGACAACGTGCGGTCACGAACCTGGCCTTAGAAAAACGTCGAGAGATGTCGCAAAAAATGATCGAGATGCAAAATAAAATTGCGACGGCTCCGCTTAACTCTGATTCTTTAATGAACCTAGTTGCCGAGCTTTCTTTAGATCTTACTCAGGCCGACGGTTCTTTAATCGAAATTCATGAAGGTGATCATCTCATTTATCGCCATGTCGCCGGAGCTGCGACGGGATTTCTGGGGATGAAAGTAAATCGCCTCAACAGCTTTTCAGGCTTATGCTTAGAAATGGGCGCGACGCTAGTTTGTCATGATTCCGAAATCGACAATCGCGTGGACCGTGAGGCGTGCCGTCGCGTGAACTTAAGATCCATGATTGTATCTCCTTTACAATACCAGGGTCAAAACATCGGCGTGTTGAAAAATTATTCTGCTAAGGCTCATTATTTTGACGAAGACACCGCAAATTCAATTTCGGTGATCACCGCATTATTGTCTTCAGCCCTAGGGCAAGCCCGCGAATTCGAAGAAAAGAATGCGGCCATCCGCGACCTGCAAAAAACTAAGAGCGAACTGACGGTATCCAGAGACGTGGCGCAATCCGCAACCGAAGCTAAATCAAGATTCCTAGCCAGCATGAGCCACGAAATCCGCACCCCTTTAAACGGTATCTTAGGAATGAGTGGGATCTTGCTGGATGGACAGCTTTCAGCCGAACAACGCGACTATGCCAATACCATCAAAGTTTCCGGTGAATCGTTATTACGTCTGGTGAACGACGTGCTTGATTTTTCTAAAATCGAAGCCGGAAAATTGGAATTTGAAAACGTTGATTTTGGCCTGGTCAGTACTCTGCAAGATGTGATGAAGTCTTTTGGTTTTGCCGCTCGCCAAAAAAATTTGAAAATAAATTTAAATATTGATTCAGGCGTGCCCCACCTCATTAATGGCGACCCCGGGCGCATTCGGCAGATCGTGATGAATCTTATCGGGAATGCGATTAAATTCACCCCGGAAGGAGAGATTTCCCTGAATGTGAAATCCCAGGACTTACCGCGTGACAAGGTTCAATTGCGCTTTGATGTGCGTGACACCGGTATCGGGATTTCTCAAGAAGCAATCGGAAGTCTTTTCCAAGAATTCGTGCAAGCAGATACCTCGACGACAAGACGCTATGGAGGCTCAGGTTTAGGTCTATCAATTTGTAAGGGGTTGGTTGAAAAGATGTCCGGCTCTATTGGTGTAGAATCCGAGGAAGGCAAAGGCTCTAATTTTTGGTTTACGATTGTGGTGCCAAAGGGATTGAATGCTCAGACCTCTTCCACGGAAGCCGCCCCGGTCCCAAATACGCCGACAAAAGCTTGGCGCATTTTGGTGGCTGAAGACAATCAGGTGAATCAATTAGTCATCAGTAAAATCTTAGAAAAGATGGGTTACCGCGCTGACGTCGTCGCTAACGGCAAAGAGGCCATCGAAGCCTTACAAAATCGTCCCTATGATTTGGTTTTAATGGATTGCAATATGCCCGAAATGGATGGCTTTGATGCGACACATTTTATTCGCACCAATAAGTCTATCCCGAATAACCAGATCCCTATTATCGCCATGACCGCCAATGCAATGCCGGCCGATCGCCAGCGCGCCCTTGATTCCGGGATGAGCGATTATCTTTCAAAGCCCTTAGATCTTAAAAAAGTGGGCGCCGTTCTTACTAAATGGTTTGAACGAATTGAAGCCGACGCGAGCCGATCGGCTTAA
- a CDS encoding M16 family metallopeptidase, which translates to MINIKYFSILPVLLLSLTPPAFATDPFAAVEHIQMPNGLQIFLAPSKEATLTSIRLEVGVGTQAEEGDLIGVSHLLEHVLFRDKNLADEMSYLQLIKEAGGSANGSTNYRETAYFGSIPAAKGTWLFETFSKMILQPNFEDRYVQKEKSTIELERGRPSPIEETIGFSLWSLLRPSYLDKKGFWESEFNYPSNKDYTLLQEQLSTRKLTAEQVENHYHDYYYAKNMKLYIAGKFDRAQIIKEIDKNWRYLQATEGKILPPLPTGSPRKSPYVRTSISPEPNVSLGSKIWGATAEETAVLESFSSYLAHRMMKEIRNSKGQTYTAYDSNNMHRGAGYISVSFVTPKEFFKENLKIARDYFDEGRNGKVSEAHVKEALNLAVSEYNLRGKEAEDMLKTAKAYADQLTDFGSFQSPYAALLTMTPEKYNQILTKHLVPEMKYESLTEPPLFFHYDQYLLYALSLVFIFMGFRALLTQQFQHDKIRWVRKVAYPSIKIAEGIAFAIAIVMYLHVQYLVDLAFEKDFMQKHIFTSQYLYIVVSVFALLAVAQGVYSLMPRKLMVHDQALWIKSVTYYSQQIPLSEISKVEDVRLITSPSLKLFWAIKYRFYNFSPKFWKKGLAITLKNGKAYYFSMNDAGKAAAELKGLMQPQPSLDRLQKAS; encoded by the coding sequence ATGATAAACATTAAGTACTTTTCTATTTTGCCCGTCCTTTTACTATCATTAACTCCACCTGCCTTCGCCACGGACCCCTTTGCTGCCGTTGAGCACATTCAAATGCCAAATGGATTGCAAATCTTCTTAGCCCCCAGCAAAGAAGCCACCTTAACGTCGATACGCTTAGAGGTGGGTGTAGGTACGCAAGCCGAAGAGGGCGATCTTATTGGCGTATCTCATTTACTAGAACATGTTTTGTTTCGCGATAAAAATCTTGCCGATGAAATGAGTTACCTACAGCTTATTAAAGAAGCTGGCGGAAGTGCGAATGGTTCTACAAACTATCGAGAGACGGCTTACTTTGGCTCCATCCCCGCAGCCAAAGGCACTTGGCTTTTTGAAACTTTCAGCAAAATGATTTTGCAGCCTAACTTTGAAGATCGATACGTTCAAAAAGAAAAGTCCACCATAGAGCTAGAACGGGGACGCCCCAGTCCAATTGAGGAAACTATTGGTTTTAGTCTGTGGTCACTACTGCGCCCCTCTTACTTAGATAAAAAGGGCTTTTGGGAGTCTGAATTTAATTATCCCAGCAATAAAGACTATACCCTTTTGCAAGAACAGCTTTCCACGCGCAAGTTAACAGCTGAACAAGTCGAAAATCACTATCATGACTATTACTATGCAAAAAACATGAAGCTTTATATTGCCGGCAAATTTGACCGCGCGCAGATCATAAAAGAAATCGATAAAAATTGGCGCTATCTGCAGGCAACAGAAGGGAAAATCTTACCGCCCTTACCTACAGGTTCCCCGCGCAAGTCCCCTTACGTTCGCACATCTATTAGTCCTGAGCCCAACGTCTCCTTAGGATCTAAAATCTGGGGTGCAACGGCAGAAGAGACCGCCGTGCTTGAGTCCTTTTCAAGCTATCTTGCCCACCGGATGATGAAAGAAATCCGCAACTCTAAAGGTCAAACTTACACCGCGTATGATAGCAATAACATGCACCGCGGGGCGGGATATATTTCTGTAAGTTTTGTCACGCCGAAGGAGTTCTTTAAAGAGAATTTAAAGATCGCCCGCGATTATTTCGATGAAGGGCGTAACGGCAAAGTCTCTGAAGCGCACGTGAAAGAAGCGCTAAACCTGGCAGTTTCTGAATACAATCTGCGCGGCAAAGAGGCTGAGGATATGTTAAAAACAGCTAAAGCCTATGCCGATCAACTGACTGATTTTGGAAGCTTTCAATCACCTTATGCGGCTCTTCTCACGATGACTCCAGAAAAATACAATCAGATATTAACAAAGCATCTCGTCCCCGAAATGAAGTACGAGTCGCTGACAGAACCGCCATTGTTTTTCCATTATGATCAGTATCTCTTATATGCTCTTTCGCTCGTATTTATTTTTATGGGTTTCCGGGCTTTGCTAACACAACAATTCCAACACGACAAAATTCGATGGGTGCGTAAGGTCGCTTACCCCTCCATTAAGATCGCAGAAGGAATTGCATTTGCTATCGCGATTGTCATGTATTTGCATGTTCAATACTTAGTGGATCTGGCCTTTGAAAAAGATTTTATGCAAAAGCATATTTTCACCAGTCAGTACCTTTACATTGTGGTTTCAGTGTTTGCGCTACTGGCCGTCGCTCAAGGGGTGTATTCATTGATGCCCCGTAAGCTCATGGTTCACGATCAAGCTTTGTGGATTAAAAGTGTGACTTATTACTCTCAACAAATTCCTTTAAGCGAAATTTCTAAGGTCGAAGACGTACGTTTAATCACTTCACCATCACTCAAATTATTTTGGGCCATCAAGTATCGCTTTTATAACTTCTCTCCGAAATTTTGGAAGAAGGGACTGGCGATCACCTTAAAAAATGGCAAGGCCTACTACTTTAGCATGAATGATGCGGGCAAGGCGGCGGCAGAGCTTAAAGGCCTTATGCAACCACAACCGTCCCTGGACCGGTTGCAAAAAGCTTCCTAA
- the nhaA gene encoding Na+/H+ antiporter NhaA, which yields MRRSVIKIVRRPIETFLKMEASSGIILAMAAVLALVVANSSLASTYFDFLKMDILGLSLQHWINDGLMVIFFFVIGMELKKEFVAGELSSLKKAALPMAAAVGGMLIPAAVYLIFNLQGGGVTGWGIPMATDIAFAIGILSLFGKRVPLALKVFLLALAIVDDLGAILVIAIFYTHEIRFAGLLGALVIFAFVFGAQKSGVKNYFFYAVLGVIAWGCVLYSGVHATIAGVLLGLATPLTFKISKDYQATYSPLDQLVHWLHPWVSYAIMPVFAFANAGISLSGFSMSEMVRHPVHLGVLLGLVVGKPLGIVLFSRIFVQTKWASLPQGVNWSQMLGLGFLGGVGFTMALFISALALPESIEVYSKTGIVFGSLVAALIGSVILFFALPRDQIKP from the coding sequence ATGCGCCGTTCAGTGATTAAAATTGTGAGAAGACCCATCGAGACATTCTTAAAAATGGAAGCGTCATCAGGAATTATCCTGGCGATGGCCGCGGTATTGGCTTTGGTGGTCGCCAATAGTTCTTTGGCAAGCACGTATTTTGATTTTTTAAAAATGGATATCTTGGGCCTTAGCCTGCAGCATTGGATCAATGACGGTTTGATGGTGATATTCTTTTTTGTGATCGGGATGGAGCTAAAAAAAGAATTTGTCGCGGGCGAGTTGAGCTCTTTAAAAAAAGCGGCTTTACCCATGGCCGCCGCTGTGGGCGGAATGCTGATTCCGGCCGCGGTATATTTAATCTTTAATCTGCAAGGGGGCGGCGTTACGGGTTGGGGAATTCCGATGGCAACAGACATTGCGTTTGCGATCGGTATCTTAAGTCTGTTCGGCAAAAGAGTGCCCTTGGCGTTAAAAGTTTTTTTATTAGCGCTGGCCATCGTGGATGATCTGGGGGCTATTTTAGTTATTGCCATATTCTACACTCATGAAATCCGTTTTGCAGGTTTACTGGGCGCGCTGGTTATTTTTGCTTTTGTTTTTGGCGCGCAAAAAAGTGGGGTTAAAAATTACTTCTTTTATGCCGTCCTTGGAGTCATCGCTTGGGGATGTGTTTTGTATTCCGGCGTTCATGCAACCATCGCGGGGGTGCTGTTGGGGCTTGCCACACCGCTGACGTTTAAAATTTCTAAAGACTATCAAGCGACTTATTCACCCCTGGATCAACTGGTGCACTGGCTGCATCCGTGGGTGAGTTACGCCATCATGCCGGTATTTGCCTTTGCCAACGCGGGAATTTCCCTTTCGGGTTTTTCCATGTCGGAAATGGTGAGGCATCCAGTTCACTTAGGAGTATTGTTGGGACTGGTCGTCGGGAAGCCTTTGGGCATCGTTCTTTTTTCAAGAATTTTCGTGCAGACGAAATGGGCCTCATTGCCGCAGGGCGTGAATTGGTCGCAAATGTTGGGACTTGGATTTTTGGGCGGCGTGGGATTTACCATGGCCTTATTTATCTCGGCCCTGGCATTGCCTGAGAGTATTGAGGTGTATTCAAAAACAGGCATTGTTTTTGGCTCTTTGGTGGCAGCCCTCATCGGAAGTGTGATTCTATTTTTTGCGTTGCCACGAGATCAAATCAAGCCTTAG